One Sphingomonas sabuli genomic region harbors:
- a CDS encoding Ku protein: MAARPVWRGQIRLALVSIPVELYPATKTGASISFHQVHEPSGKRIRYEKVVPGIGPVDRDEIMKGYEVSKGEYVLLDPEEIEKVKLESRKTLDLVQFVDIGDIDAMYFEKPYYVVPADDLAEEAFIVVREALRKARKVGIGQLAMRGQEHVIAIKPCGKGMLLETLRYADEVRKAGSYFNEIGDAKPDADLLDLASTLIEKKAGEFDAKEFHNRYVDALQKLIEQKRKTKGKVIQDPDEDAPADRSNVIDLMAALKKSLGDDAKATPKAKSKAKPKAAAPKKKAAGGRK; this comes from the coding sequence ATGGCAGCACGTCCCGTTTGGAGAGGCCAGATCCGCCTCGCCCTAGTTTCGATCCCGGTAGAACTCTACCCGGCGACGAAGACCGGCGCGTCCATCTCCTTTCACCAGGTGCACGAACCAAGCGGCAAGCGCATCCGCTATGAAAAGGTTGTGCCCGGCATCGGCCCCGTCGACCGCGACGAGATCATGAAGGGCTATGAGGTGTCGAAGGGCGAATATGTCCTGCTCGACCCCGAAGAAATCGAGAAGGTGAAGCTCGAAAGCCGCAAGACGCTCGACCTCGTCCAGTTCGTCGACATCGGCGACATCGACGCGATGTACTTCGAAAAGCCCTATTACGTGGTCCCGGCCGACGACCTGGCCGAAGAAGCGTTCATCGTCGTTCGCGAGGCGCTGCGCAAAGCGCGCAAGGTTGGCATCGGCCAGCTGGCGATGCGCGGGCAGGAACATGTCATCGCGATCAAGCCGTGCGGCAAGGGCATGCTGCTGGAAACGCTCCGCTACGCCGACGAGGTGCGCAAGGCCGGCAGCTACTTCAACGAGATCGGTGACGCGAAGCCGGACGCCGACCTGCTCGACCTCGCCTCGACCCTGATCGAAAAGAAGGCGGGTGAATTCGACGCCAAGGAATTTCACAACCGCTATGTCGATGCGCTGCAGAAACTGATCGAACAGAAGCGCAAGACCAAGGGCAAGGTCATCCAGGATCCGGACGAAGATGCGCCCGCCGACCGGTCCAACGTCATCGACCTGATGGCCGCGTTGAAGAAGAGCCTTGGCGACGACGCCAAGGCCACGCCCAAGGCCAAGTCGAAAGCCAAGCCGAAAGCCGCGGCGCCGAAGAAGAAGGCCGCCGGCGGGCGGAAGTAA
- the pip gene encoding prolyl aminopeptidase — protein sequence MDTQTGNRRGLYPAFEPYQTGMLDVGNGHSLYWELSGNPDGKPAVFLHGGPGGGSSPEHRRQFDPDKYKILVFDQRGCGKSTPYASLENNTTDDLVGDIEKLRTEVAQVDKWLVFGGSWGSTLSITYAERYPDRVTELVLRGIFLFDQYEIDWLFAPGGASQVYPDKFEDFLAPIPEGERDNLVEAYQRQLTSDDKAVQLRAAQAWSAWEGNTVTVLPNAETMEHFTSPEVAVAIARIENHYMVNGGWLEEGELLAGASKLKGIPGIIVQGRHDTCTPPSAAWSLKKAWPEVDLQIIPDGGHLYNEPGILDGLVRATDYFADR from the coding sequence ATGGACACGCAAACCGGCAACCGCCGCGGATTGTATCCGGCGTTCGAACCGTATCAGACCGGCATGCTGGATGTCGGCAACGGCCACAGCCTGTACTGGGAATTGAGCGGCAATCCGGACGGCAAGCCGGCAGTGTTTCTGCATGGCGGCCCGGGCGGCGGATCCTCCCCCGAGCATCGCCGCCAGTTCGATCCGGACAAGTACAAGATCCTGGTGTTCGACCAGCGCGGCTGCGGCAAGTCGACGCCCTATGCGAGCCTTGAAAACAACACCACCGATGACCTTGTTGGCGACATCGAGAAGCTGCGGACGGAAGTCGCGCAAGTCGACAAATGGCTGGTGTTCGGCGGCAGCTGGGGCTCGACGCTGTCGATCACTTATGCGGAACGTTATCCGGACCGGGTCACCGAGCTGGTGCTGCGAGGCATCTTCCTGTTCGACCAGTATGAAATCGACTGGCTGTTTGCCCCGGGCGGGGCATCGCAGGTCTACCCCGACAAGTTCGAGGATTTCCTCGCGCCCATCCCGGAAGGCGAGCGCGACAACCTGGTCGAAGCCTACCAGCGCCAGCTGACCAGCGACGACAAGGCCGTCCAGCTCCGCGCCGCGCAGGCGTGGAGCGCGTGGGAAGGCAACACCGTCACCGTATTGCCAAACGCGGAGACGATGGAGCATTTCACCAGTCCCGAAGTAGCGGTCGCCATCGCCCGGATCGAGAATCACTACATGGTCAACGGCGGCTGGCTTGAGGAAGGCGAGCTGCTTGCCGGAGCAAGCAAGCTCAAGGGCATTCCCGGCATCATCGTCCAAGGCCGCCACGACACCTGCACCCCGCCGAGCGCGGCCTGGTCATTGAAAAAGGCCTGGCCGGAAGTCGACCTGCAGATCATCCCCGACGGCGGGCACCTCTACAACGAGCCCGGCATCCTTGACGGGCTGGTTCGGGCAACGGACTATTTCGCGGATCGGTAG
- the ligD gene encoding DNA ligase D, which translates to MARASKTLDIKTYNAKRDFSKTKEPKGRKLKGTGDSFVVQKHEASRLHWDFRLELDGVLKSWAVPKGPSLDPGTNRLAMRTEDHPLDYGTFEGTIPEGEYGGGTVMLWDRGRWIPHPDKDPSKTIEEGHLHFTLEGERMKGEWVMFRMKAKPGEKGEAWMLKKVTDDEARADDGDALVDHCTDSVTTGRTMAEIASGSDVWKSNRGGTSGGRTKKAPAAAPPEFQSPQKATLVDDVPTGPGWLFEYKYDGYRLLLATGDGAVTAWTRNGKDWSDKFRSLAKAAEKLPPGCLIDGEAVALTKDGKPDFQLLQSTLKDGKGANLAYYAFDLLVDRGEDITKLPNIERKMRLQTLLKGAPTAILYGDHIDGKGEALFNAVCKDGGEGIIAKKADAPYRHGRSKSWLKIKCIERQEFVVVGWVESDRRIGFRSLLLAAKDKGKLSYVGKVGTGFNTQMLHDLMELMKPLEVKAAPVEIPRTERKGAHFIKPQLVAEVAFTEFTSDNILRHPSFIALRDDKPASEVVVETPADLPKAAKAASTKAKTKGKSATRDYATPESLGVRISSTDRAIFPTEKLTKGDLAAYYAAIGPLIMPDSGNRPITLIRCPQGRAKKCFFQKHDTGSMGDFVKQVEIREKKGGTAEYLCFDDIRGLLGCVQMGTIEFHGWGSRADNVEHPDRLVFDLDPDEGLKFADVRDAARRIRDLLKDMGLETFPMLTGGKGVHVVAPLDASADWDAVTSFAERFARAVAEAEPEMFTANMRKVQRKGRIFLDWLRNQRGSTAVMPYSARAREGAPVAVPVAWAELDDFKGGNAFTIRDVDRLFERAESNALKGWGDVKQALPEA; encoded by the coding sequence ATGGCGCGCGCTTCCAAGACGCTCGACATCAAGACCTACAATGCGAAGCGCGACTTCTCGAAAACGAAGGAGCCCAAGGGCCGCAAGCTGAAAGGGACCGGCGACAGCTTCGTCGTCCAGAAGCACGAAGCGTCGCGGCTGCACTGGGACTTTCGGCTGGAACTGGACGGCGTGCTCAAAAGCTGGGCCGTGCCAAAGGGCCCGAGTCTCGACCCGGGGACCAACCGGCTGGCGATGCGAACCGAAGATCATCCGCTCGACTACGGCACGTTCGAAGGCACCATCCCCGAAGGCGAATATGGCGGCGGCACGGTGATGCTGTGGGACCGCGGCCGGTGGATCCCGCATCCCGACAAGGACCCCAGCAAGACGATCGAGGAGGGCCACCTCCACTTCACGCTCGAAGGCGAGCGGATGAAGGGCGAATGGGTGATGTTCCGGATGAAGGCCAAGCCCGGCGAAAAGGGCGAGGCGTGGATGCTCAAGAAGGTCACCGACGACGAAGCGCGCGCCGATGACGGCGACGCGTTGGTCGACCACTGCACCGACAGCGTAACGACAGGACGGACCATGGCCGAAATCGCTTCCGGCAGCGACGTGTGGAAATCCAATCGCGGCGGGACGTCGGGCGGCCGGACGAAGAAGGCACCCGCGGCCGCTCCGCCCGAATTCCAGTCGCCGCAAAAGGCGACCCTGGTGGACGACGTGCCGACCGGCCCGGGCTGGCTGTTCGAATATAAATATGACGGCTACCGGCTACTGCTTGCCACCGGCGATGGCGCGGTCACCGCCTGGACCCGCAACGGCAAGGACTGGAGCGACAAGTTTCGCAGCCTCGCCAAGGCCGCGGAAAAGCTTCCGCCCGGTTGCCTGATCGATGGCGAGGCGGTGGCGCTTACCAAGGACGGCAAGCCCGATTTCCAGTTGCTGCAGTCGACGCTGAAGGACGGGAAGGGCGCGAACCTTGCCTATTACGCCTTCGACCTGCTGGTCGATCGCGGCGAGGACATCACCAAGCTCCCCAATATCGAGCGCAAGATGCGCCTGCAGACGCTCCTCAAGGGTGCGCCGACGGCGATCCTGTACGGCGACCATATCGACGGCAAGGGCGAGGCACTGTTCAACGCCGTCTGCAAGGACGGCGGCGAAGGGATCATCGCCAAGAAGGCTGACGCGCCCTATCGCCACGGCCGGTCTAAAAGCTGGCTGAAGATCAAATGTATCGAGCGACAGGAATTCGTCGTCGTCGGCTGGGTCGAAAGCGACCGCCGCATCGGCTTTCGCTCGCTGCTGCTGGCGGCCAAGGACAAGGGCAAGCTCAGCTACGTCGGCAAGGTCGGCACCGGCTTCAATACGCAGATGCTCCACGATCTTATGGAGCTGATGAAGCCGCTGGAAGTGAAGGCCGCGCCGGTCGAAATCCCGCGGACGGAACGCAAGGGCGCGCATTTCATCAAGCCGCAATTGGTGGCGGAGGTCGCGTTCACCGAATTCACCTCGGACAACATCCTGCGCCATCCCAGTTTTATCGCGCTGCGCGACGACAAGCCGGCGTCGGAAGTGGTGGTCGAAACCCCCGCCGACCTGCCCAAGGCCGCGAAGGCGGCGTCCACGAAGGCCAAGACCAAGGGCAAGAGCGCAACGCGGGACTATGCCACGCCAGAAAGTCTTGGCGTGCGGATCAGCAGCACCGACCGGGCGATCTTCCCGACAGAGAAACTAACGAAGGGCGACCTCGCGGCTTATTATGCTGCGATCGGCCCGCTGATCATGCCGGACAGCGGCAATCGCCCGATCACCCTGATCCGCTGCCCGCAAGGCAGGGCCAAGAAATGCTTTTTCCAGAAGCATGACACCGGGTCGATGGGCGACTTCGTCAAACAGGTGGAGATCCGGGAGAAGAAGGGCGGCACGGCCGAATATCTCTGCTTCGACGACATTCGCGGACTGCTCGGCTGCGTGCAGATGGGGACGATCGAATTCCATGGCTGGGGCAGCCGCGCCGATAATGTCGAACATCCCGACCGGCTGGTGTTCGACCTGGATCCCGACGAAGGATTGAAGTTCGCCGACGTGCGCGACGCCGCGCGGCGCATCCGCGACCTGCTCAAGGACATGGGCCTGGAAACCTTTCCCATGCTGACCGGCGGCAAGGGCGTGCACGTGGTCGCTCCGCTCGACGCGTCGGCGGACTGGGATGCGGTGACCAGTTTTGCCGAGCGCTTCGCCCGCGCGGTAGCGGAAGCGGAGCCGGAAATGTTCACCGCCAACATGCGCAAGGTGCAGCGCAAGGGCCGCATCTTCCTAGACTGGCTGCGCAACCAGCGCGGATCGACCGCAGTGATGCCCTATTCCGCCCGCGCCCGCGAAGGCGCGCCGGTCGCGGTGCCCGTGGCGTGGGCCGAATTGGACGATTTCAAGGGCGGCAATGCCTTCACCATCCGCGATGTGGACAGGCTGTTCGAGCGTGCGGAGTCAAATGCGCTCAAGGGCTGGGGCGACGTGAAGCAGGCCCTTCCGGAGGCATAA
- the trpB gene encoding tryptophan synthase subunit beta, producing the protein MRLSGRFGRFGGAYVPEILMPALEQLEAAFLDTRNDPEFAAQLDDLLRNYAGRPTPLTRAANLPGTIFLKREDLLHGGAHKTNQVLGQALLAKRMGKTRLIAETGAGQHGVATAIVGALFGFDTQIYMGADDVERQQLNVFRMELMGARVIPVTAGDRTLKDAVNEALRDWSASFADTHYLLGTAAGPHPFPLMVREYQRVIGKESRAQVLEFAGRLPDKVVACVGGGSNAIGLFADFVEDPVDLIGVEAAGKGLDGTEHGATLLRGRPGILHGAETYVLQDEDGQISDSWSVSAGLDYPGVGPEHAHLKDSGRAAYVGVTDGEAMDAFRLLAEKTGILCAFESAHALAHALKIARERPDDVIVVGLSGRGDKDVAQAKALLREAA; encoded by the coding sequence GTGCGACTGAGCGGCCGCTTTGGCCGGTTCGGCGGCGCCTATGTGCCCGAAATCCTGATGCCCGCGCTCGAACAACTCGAAGCCGCGTTCCTCGACACGCGGAACGATCCGGAATTCGCGGCCCAGCTCGACGACCTTTTGCGCAACTACGCCGGCCGGCCCACGCCGCTGACCCGCGCCGCCAATCTTCCCGGCACCATCTTCCTGAAGCGCGAGGACCTGCTCCACGGCGGCGCGCACAAGACCAACCAGGTGCTGGGCCAGGCGCTGCTCGCCAAGCGGATGGGCAAGACCCGGCTGATCGCGGAAACCGGTGCCGGTCAGCATGGCGTGGCCACCGCCATCGTTGGTGCGCTGTTCGGCTTCGACACCCAGATCTACATGGGCGCCGACGACGTCGAACGGCAGCAGCTCAACGTCTTCCGGATGGAATTGATGGGCGCGCGGGTGATCCCCGTGACCGCCGGAGACCGCACGTTGAAGGACGCGGTCAACGAGGCCCTGCGCGACTGGTCGGCCAGCTTCGCCGACACCCATTACCTGCTCGGTACGGCCGCCGGTCCGCACCCTTTCCCGCTGATGGTTCGCGAATACCAACGGGTGATCGGCAAGGAATCACGGGCGCAGGTGCTGGAATTTGCGGGCCGGCTCCCCGACAAGGTCGTCGCCTGCGTTGGCGGCGGCTCCAACGCCATTGGCCTGTTCGCCGACTTCGTCGAGGACCCGGTCGACCTCATCGGCGTCGAGGCGGCGGGCAAGGGGCTCGACGGGACCGAACACGGAGCGACCCTGCTGCGCGGCCGGCCGGGCATTCTCCACGGTGCAGAGACCTATGTGCTGCAGGACGAGGACGGGCAGATTTCCGACAGCTGGTCGGTGTCGGCCGGGCTCGACTATCCCGGCGTCGGACCGGAACATGCCCACCTCAAGGACAGCGGCCGCGCCGCCTATGTCGGGGTCACCGATGGCGAGGCGATGGATGCGTTCCGGCTGCTGGCGGAAAAGACCGGCATCCTGTGCGCATTCGAATCCGCTCATGCGCTGGCACATGCGCTGAAGATCGCCCGCGAACGGCCGGACGATGTCATCGTCGTCGGCCTGTCCGGGCGCGGCGACAAGGATGTCGCGCAGGCCAAGGCCCTGCTGCGCGAGGCTGCATGA
- the trpCF gene encoding bifunctional indole-3-glycerol-phosphate synthase TrpC/phosphoribosylanthranilate isomerase TrpF, whose protein sequence is MAEGILGRIEAAKQAEIAERFAGVTLDSLRRQARPSTRDFAAALAKPGSRFILEIKKASPSAGAIRPGADPAAIARGYAGVADALSVLTDAGFFGGSTDDLAAARRAFDGPILAKDFFIDARQVVEARIAGADAVLVMMSLVGDAIAHDLIAEAQRLGMEALVEVHDEAEMHRAKALGARVIGINNRDLRDLSIDLATTVRLARLAGDAVLVSESGISTRNDVDLLARHVDAFLVGSSLMKSDNPAAASRDLVFGRVKLCGLRTERDIEAAAPATFAGFVFVPPSPRHIIPGDAAPLAGLARSRGVLPVGVFQDAPLNVVSDLAALLNLHAVQLHGAEDETYVRRLKRELDGHCEVWTAVSVGRGPIAFRDGHRTLFDNGPGGTGRPFDWNQIRDHARLQTGLVAGGLGTANVREAAALGAYAIDVGSSVDSSPGVKSPRRIAEVFDALRAPSRREVERCD, encoded by the coding sequence ATGGCTGAGGGCATTCTTGGCCGGATCGAGGCTGCCAAGCAGGCCGAGATTGCGGAACGGTTCGCGGGCGTCACGCTCGATTCGCTGCGCCGGCAGGCGCGGCCGTCGACCCGCGACTTCGCCGCCGCGCTCGCAAAGCCCGGCAGCCGCTTCATCCTCGAGATCAAGAAAGCGTCGCCGTCGGCGGGCGCAATCCGGCCAGGCGCCGACCCGGCGGCGATCGCGCGCGGCTATGCCGGCGTGGCCGACGCGCTCAGCGTGCTGACCGACGCGGGCTTCTTCGGCGGGTCGACCGACGATCTCGCCGCCGCCCGCCGTGCGTTCGACGGGCCGATCCTGGCCAAGGACTTCTTCATCGACGCGCGCCAGGTGGTCGAAGCGCGCATCGCCGGCGCCGACGCGGTGCTGGTGATGATGTCGCTGGTCGGCGACGCCATCGCCCACGACCTCATCGCCGAGGCCCAGCGGCTCGGCATGGAAGCCTTGGTGGAGGTCCATGACGAGGCCGAGATGCACCGGGCGAAAGCACTTGGCGCCCGAGTCATCGGCATCAACAACCGCGATCTGCGCGACCTGTCCATCGACCTTGCCACCACCGTCCGGCTGGCGCGTCTGGCGGGCGATGCGGTGCTGGTATCGGAATCGGGCATTTCCACCCGCAACGACGTCGACCTGCTCGCGCGTCACGTCGACGCCTTCCTCGTCGGCAGTTCGCTGATGAAATCCGATAATCCCGCCGCCGCCTCGCGCGATCTTGTCTTCGGGCGGGTTAAATTGTGCGGCCTGCGGACCGAACGGGACATCGAAGCGGCGGCACCGGCGACCTTCGCCGGTTTCGTTTTCGTCCCGCCGAGCCCGCGCCATATCATTCCGGGCGACGCCGCGCCGCTGGCCGGGCTGGCGCGCAGCCGCGGCGTCCTTCCGGTCGGTGTGTTCCAGGACGCGCCGCTCAACGTGGTCAGCGACCTTGCGGCGCTGCTTAATCTTCACGCGGTGCAGCTGCACGGGGCGGAGGACGAAACCTATGTCCGCCGCCTGAAGCGGGAGCTCGACGGTCATTGCGAGGTGTGGACGGCGGTGTCCGTCGGCCGTGGCCCGATCGCTTTCCGCGACGGCCACCGGACGCTGTTCGACAACGGGCCGGGCGGCACCGGCCGGCCGTTCGACTGGAACCAGATTCGCGATCATGCCCGGCTTCAGACCGGGCTTGTCGCGGGCGGACTTGGCACGGCCAACGTCCGTGAAGCGGCCGCGCTCGGCGCCTATGCGATCGACGTCGGCTCGTCGGTGGATTCCTCGCCCGGCGTCAAATCGCCGCGCAGGATCGCAGAGGTGTTCGATGCGCTTCGCGCGCCGTCCCGGCGAGAGGTCGAACGGTGCGACTGA
- a CDS encoding glutamate--cysteine ligase, producing MTTRTDDSESAAVESRDDLLATFAAGEKRREAWLIGTEHEKFVYRTADFRAPSYDETGGIRDLLNGLTEYSWQPVIEGGNVIALSGPDGTISLEPAGQFELSGAALETLHQTCAEAGRHLTQCKAVGEKLGIGFLGLGMWPDKTRAELPIMPKGRYAIMLNYMPKVGTLGLDMMLRTCTIQTNLDYWSEADMVKKFRVGLALQPVATALFANSPFTEGKPNGYLSFRSHIWEDTDPDRTGMLPFVFEDGFGYERYLDYALDVPMYFLYRDGKYLDVAGESFRAFMDGKLPHLPGEKPRLADFTDHLSTIFPEVRLKSFLEMRGADGGPWNRICALPALWVGLLYDDSALDAAWDLVKHWSIAEHEQLRRDVPRLALKAPAPGGGTVHDLARQVLDIAAGGLARRGQLNSAGDNESGFLNPLHEIVASGKTPADRLLDLYHGPWNGDVSRVYSEMSF from the coding sequence ATGACCACTCGGACAGACGATAGCGAAAGCGCAGCGGTCGAGAGCCGCGACGACCTGCTGGCCACGTTCGCGGCCGGGGAAAAGCGGCGCGAGGCGTGGCTGATCGGCACCGAGCACGAGAAGTTCGTCTATCGCACGGCCGACTTTCGAGCCCCGTCCTACGACGAGACCGGCGGCATCCGCGACCTGCTGAACGGCCTGACCGAATATAGCTGGCAACCGGTGATTGAAGGCGGAAACGTCATCGCCTTGTCCGGGCCGGACGGGACCATCAGCCTGGAACCGGCGGGGCAGTTCGAATTGTCCGGTGCGGCGCTCGAAACGCTGCACCAGACCTGCGCCGAGGCCGGGCGTCACCTGACCCAGTGCAAGGCGGTCGGAGAGAAACTGGGGATCGGTTTCCTGGGCCTCGGCATGTGGCCGGACAAGACCCGCGCCGAGCTGCCGATCATGCCCAAGGGCCGCTATGCGATCATGCTCAATTACATGCCCAAGGTCGGCACCCTTGGCCTCGACATGATGCTGCGCACCTGCACCATCCAGACCAACCTGGATTACTGGTCCGAAGCCGACATGGTGAAGAAATTCCGGGTCGGCCTGGCGCTGCAGCCGGTGGCCACCGCCCTGTTCGCCAATTCGCCGTTCACCGAGGGCAAGCCCAACGGCTATCTCAGTTTCCGCAGTCATATCTGGGAAGATACCGACCCCGACCGCACGGGCATGCTGCCCTTCGTGTTCGAAGACGGGTTCGGGTACGAACGCTATCTCGACTATGCGCTCGATGTGCCGATGTACTTCCTGTACCGCGACGGGAAGTATCTGGATGTCGCCGGCGAAAGCTTCCGCGCCTTCATGGACGGCAAGCTTCCGCATCTGCCGGGCGAGAAGCCTCGGCTGGCCGATTTCACCGACCATTTGTCGACCATCTTTCCCGAGGTTCGGCTGAAGAGTTTCCTTGAGATGCGCGGCGCGGATGGCGGACCCTGGAATCGCATCTGTGCGCTTCCGGCGCTGTGGGTCGGCCTGCTGTACGATGACAGCGCGCTCGACGCCGCGTGGGACCTGGTTAAGCATTGGTCGATCGCGGAGCATGAGCAATTGCGGCGCGACGTGCCGCGGCTGGCGCTGAAGGCGCCGGCGCCGGGAGGCGGGACAGTGCACGACCTTGCCCGGCAAGTGCTCGACATCGCCGCCGGCGGGCTGGCGCGGCGCGGCCAGCTCAATTCGGCCGGGGACAATGAAAGCGGCTTCCTCAATCCGCTTCACGAGATCGTCGCCAGCGGCAAGACGCCCGCCGACCGACTGCTCGACCTTTATCACGGCCCGTGGAACGGCGACGTCAGCCGGGTCTATTCGGAGATGAGCTTCTAG
- the trpD gene encoding anthranilate phosphoribosyltransferase, with translation MTITTALLRDAPAPAATAAPGPVDHGPVPNPLPLLLSGEDLTSDQSEHLFERLVLGKLEPAEIAGMLIALRMKGETADEMIGAARALSSAATPFDRPDYLFADCCGTGGDGSGTINVSTAAAFVAAAAGLPVVKHGNRSVSSQCGSADVLEALGAKIDVSPDESRKILDDTGFCFLFAPAYHPGMKHAALVRRQLSVRTVMNLLGPCVNPASPRVQLLGVADPRMLRRIGATLDAMGVEQAMIVHGSGVDEVALHAETRALMLRNGEMEEIVITPEDAGIERAPLSSVTGGDPAENAARLRALLDGKGQAEERDVVALNAGALLATAGKAEDFKSGVAIAADALASGAAGKLLDRYTEASNG, from the coding sequence ATGACCATCACCACTGCCTTGCTTCGCGACGCTCCGGCCCCGGCCGCCACTGCCGCCCCGGGACCGGTCGACCACGGCCCGGTGCCCAACCCCCTACCGCTACTGCTGAGCGGCGAGGACCTGACCAGCGACCAGTCCGAACATCTGTTCGAGCGGCTGGTGCTGGGCAAGCTCGAGCCGGCGGAGATTGCCGGAATGCTGATCGCGCTGAGGATGAAGGGCGAAACGGCGGACGAGATGATCGGTGCGGCCCGGGCCCTGTCGTCAGCCGCGACCCCGTTCGACCGGCCGGACTATTTGTTCGCGGACTGCTGCGGCACCGGCGGCGACGGGTCGGGCACGATCAACGTGTCGACCGCCGCGGCCTTCGTTGCCGCCGCCGCCGGCCTGCCGGTGGTCAAGCACGGCAATCGCAGCGTCAGCTCGCAATGCGGGTCCGCCGACGTGCTCGAGGCGCTCGGCGCGAAGATCGACGTGTCGCCGGACGAATCGCGCAAGATCCTCGACGACACCGGTTTCTGCTTCCTCTTCGCGCCTGCCTATCATCCGGGGATGAAACATGCCGCGCTGGTCCGCCGCCAATTGTCGGTGCGCACAGTGATGAACCTGCTTGGTCCCTGCGTGAATCCGGCCAGCCCGCGCGTGCAGTTGCTCGGGGTCGCGGATCCCAGGATGCTGCGCCGGATCGGCGCGACCCTGGACGCGATGGGCGTCGAGCAGGCGATGATCGTCCATGGCAGCGGCGTCGACGAAGTTGCGCTCCACGCCGAAACCCGAGCGCTGATGCTTCGTAATGGGGAGATGGAGGAGATCGTCATCACTCCCGAAGACGCCGGGATCGAGCGCGCGCCATTGAGCAGCGTCACCGGCGGCGACCCGGCGGAGAATGCGGCCAGACTGCGTGCCCTCCTCGATGGCAAGGGTCAGGCCGAAGAGCGCGACGTGGTCGCGCTGAATGCCGGCGCGTTGCTGGCAACCGCTGGCAAGGCGGAGGATTTCAAATCAGGCGTGGCGATCGCCGCCGATGCGCTGGCCAGCGGCGCGGCCGGCAAGTTGCTCGACCGCTATACCGAGGCGAGCAATGGCTGA
- the trpA gene encoding tryptophan synthase subunit alpha gives MNRYATMFDRLDGEGAFGAFLMLGDPDPERCAGLLDAVVRGGADMVEVGIPYSDPVADGPVIQAAAQRALAAGVRTAQCFDLIAGFRTRHPQVPVGILTYANLVVARGRDAFFDRATAAGADSLLVADLPAFEAPPWAEAMRAAGIDPVLIAAANTPDETLGRIARLAGGYTYCVSRAGITGTHKAGEFDRALVDRLHDAGAPPPVYGFGIATPDDVRAALRTGAAGVICGSAIVRTAAEGGDVEALVRGLKDATRERLATAMI, from the coding sequence ATGAACCGTTACGCGACCATGTTCGACCGGCTGGACGGCGAAGGCGCGTTCGGCGCGTTCCTGATGCTTGGCGACCCCGACCCGGAACGGTGCGCCGGCCTGCTCGACGCCGTCGTGCGCGGCGGCGCCGACATGGTGGAGGTTGGCATTCCCTATTCCGATCCGGTGGCGGACGGCCCGGTCATCCAGGCGGCGGCGCAGCGCGCGCTCGCCGCCGGCGTTCGCACCGCCCAATGCTTCGACCTCATCGCCGGATTCCGAACGCGCCATCCGCAGGTGCCGGTCGGCATCCTGACCTACGCCAATTTGGTGGTGGCTCGCGGGCGCGACGCATTCTTCGACCGGGCGACTGCGGCGGGCGCGGACAGCCTGCTGGTCGCCGACCTGCCGGCGTTCGAAGCGCCGCCCTGGGCCGAGGCCATGCGGGCGGCGGGCATCGATCCTGTGCTGATCGCCGCCGCCAACACGCCCGACGAGACGCTGGGAAGGATCGCCCGCCTGGCCGGCGGCTACACCTATTGCGTCAGCCGCGCCGGGATCACCGGCACGCACAAGGCTGGCGAATTCGACCGCGCTCTGGTCGATCGCCTGCACGACGCCGGCGCTCCGCCGCCGGTCTACGGCTTCGGCATCGCCACGCCCGACGACGTCCGGGCCGCGCTCCGGACCGGCGCCGCGGGCGTCATCTGCGGCTCCGCGATCGTCCGCACGGCGGCCGAGGGCGGCGACGTGGAGGCACTGGTTCGCGGGCTGAAGGACGCCACTCGGGAACGACTCGCCACCGCGATGATTTGA